A window of Streptomyces sp. NBC_01571 genomic DNA:
CCCACCCGCGCCCTCCCACCCTCTTCTTCCAGACCGGGGCGGTCGTGGAGTGCTCTGAGGGGGATGTCAGCACCACGACCACGCTCCACGGGTGCCCTGAACAGGGGTGATGGGGAAGCCCGCTACCAGGCCGCGCAACCTCCACCGCAACCTCTACCGCAACCCCTTGGCGCAACGTCTACCGCAACACCCGGCGCAACAGCGCCGATCGGCACCGCCCCACTGTCCCCTGCTCCACCGCCCGGACGCTCCAGCGGCCGGGCAGCGCGGAGGCAGCGCCGACGCGCAACACACCTCCAGAGCGCCCGATCCCCCGCCGCGCCGACCTCAGCCCCAGCCCCGCCCCCACTCCCCTTCTTCCTGATCGTGGGCGGCTGAGGGAGGCTCCAGGGGGGATGTCAGACCCCCGACCACGCCCAAAACCGCGTGGTGACCAGCGGCAACGCGCAGCATCCCGGAAGTCTCGCGCAAGAGATGTCGCAAGAGAAGGCGCAAGAGATCGTGCAGGAGATGCCGCAAGAGATGTTGCCGGGCCGGGCGTTGCACGGTGTTCAGCCGCGGCGGGACCACCAGCGCCGCCGCTCGCCTTGCTCCTGGCCGTTGTTGTGGCCGGCGGATGCCGTCTCCGGCGCGGCCGGGTCGTCGGGACGGCCGGGCCGTGCAAATGCTGCGCGGACACCACCACGGCCGCTACCGGGGTCCGTAGGGTGGCGCGCATGCTGATTGCCAGCCTGAAGCCCAGGACGATGGGCGGTACGACGAACACGGGGCTCTTGGCCTATGCCCTGGCGCGGGCTGGCCACCCCGTGACCTGCTACGACGCTGACGAGTCGCTGCAACTGTCGGCGTGGGCACGGGACGCCGGCGACTTCCCGTGCCAGGTGCACGAGGCGGACACCCCGGCGTTCGCCGAGGTCGTCTACCCGGAGATGGACCACGAGCGGGTGAACCTGGTGGATGCCGGGCACGCCGAGAACCACCCTGACGTGGTGGACTCGATACTGGAAGTGGTCGATCTTGTGATCCTGACGCTGTCGCCCACGCAGCCGGACTACGACCGGCTGGTCAAGCCCGAGCGGGGGACGCCGCTTGCCAAGGTGATCAAGCGGTCCGCCGCGCTGCGCGAGAGCGGGCAGCCGCCGGCGACCTACGTGCTGCTGAACCGCTGCCAGGCCGGGGCGGCCAGCCCGAAGAAGTACGCGGACCTGCTGACGAACGGCGGCGAGGACGGCACCGCCCCGCGCTGGACGGTCCTGTCCACCCAGATCCCGAGGCGGGAAGGCATCGCGTCCGCGGTCGGCTTCCCCTGTGACAAGCCTGAGCGGAAGAAGCCGTACGACGCGCTCGTCACCGAGCTGACGAGGCTCGGGCACCTGCCCGAGGCGAGGCGGTGAGCATGGCCGACGACAAGGCACTCGGTCGGCGCGACCGGGCACGTGCCTTCGTCCCCGAGCTGATCCCCGAACCCCAGGACCTCGAGCGCACCGGACCGCTGGACGCGCGGGAGCGGCGGGACCTGGAACGGATCCACGCCGCCCGCGACCACCACCAGGCCGCGAAGTGGATGCGGGGCAAGGCCCTGGATGCCGCGTTCCGCCGGCGCCTTTTCCGGGGTGAGGACGGGCAACGCACGCGC
This region includes:
- a CDS encoding ParA family protein; its protein translation is MLIASLKPRTMGGTTNTGLLAYALARAGHPVTCYDADESLQLSAWARDAGDFPCQVHEADTPAFAEVVYPEMDHERVNLVDAGHAENHPDVVDSILEVVDLVILTLSPTQPDYDRLVKPERGTPLAKVIKRSAALRESGQPPATYVLLNRCQAGAASPKKYADLLTNGGEDGTAPRWTVLSTQIPRREGIASAVGFPCDKPERKKPYDALVTELTRLGHLPEARR